The nucleotide sequence GCAGTCTGGTTGAGAATGATTGATTGACGATCATCTAATCCATTTCCTACTTCAAAGCTTCTGCCCTCAGTTATCTTAATATTGAAAGCGGAGAGATAGTAAGAATCGACAGTTAGTATTCTAAACTTTCTAAAGTTTCCATCTTTGTCTTCGAATCCTAGTTGAGCCCAGCCGTTGCGTCCAAATATATGTGTTGCCATCGCTATATTCTTTATGTCTAGATACTTGGATAGCCCTGCTTTTAGAATTTCGCCATTATTCATTCCAGAAGTGATAGACTTACTCAATCCTTGAGCTGCAGGATCTGTGGGTAGTCTTGTAGAAATAACGGCCTCATAATTGTATCCTAAATCTTTGCCTTGAAGAAAGTTGATTTGTTTTTTCATAATCAAAGTAGTACTTATCAAGAATACAGTGATTAAGAATTGAAATACTACCAAACTCTTTCTTGCAGTGAGTTTCCCCAATGATAGATTACCCTGAAGTATTTTAATTGTTTTAAATCCAGAGAGAATAAAAGAAGGATAAATACCTGAAATTATGCCAATTGTAACGCCAATTGCAATAAAAATAAGCAAGTGCCAGGCTTGAAAATCATACAGTATAGAAGTTCCTGTGAGTGTGTTAAAAGTGGGTATAAGCAAAATAGCTATAGCGCTACCAATAGACATTGCTATTAGTGATAACAACAAACTTTCGCTGAGGTATTGATAAATCAAAGTTCTTTTGTGAGCTCCTAACACCTTCCTCATACCGACTTCCTTCTTGCGCTTAAGTGATTGCCCCATAGCCAAAGTAGTGTAATTCACGCATGCTATAATCAAAACAAGCAAGCCAATTGCACCTAGTATATACACATATTCTGGATTTGCTACGGGTGCATATCCCAGCGGGATATTTGGGTTTAAATGAATGTCTGTCAAAAGCTGAAGTCCTATATTGTACTCTCCTCGGTTTACTTCTTCACCCAGAAAACTCATCACAACATCTTGCATCTTTTCATCAATCATATCTACAGTTGCTCCCTCTTTAAGCAAGACATACGTTTCTGTCACAATAGTAAACCAACCACTCAATGCTCCTTCTGAATACAACTCTCTATTATTACCAGTAGATATAGCTAGATTAAATCGAATACTAGATTCATCTGGTATATCTTTCATTATAGCAGACACGGTAAAATCCCTAATGTTTTCATCAATCTGCAGCGCAAGCTTCTGCCCTATTGGATCACGATCTCCAAAGTATTTACCAGCATACAACTCGGATATCACAATATCATTGCGCGTAGGTAGTGGTGATTTCTCGTTTCCCTCTATTATTTTGAAGTCAAAAACATTAAATAAATCTGGACTTACAACGGATACACGTTCATCGATTCTATTTTCCCCTCTTCCAACCAAATGATTTTGTTCGATGTACTGAATTGCCCGCTCTACTTCTGGGAAATTCTCTTCCAACAGAGCTTCAAATCTCAATGGTGTAATTGAATTAAAAAACTCTTTCCCATCTCCATAATCCTCCTTAAGCCATGTTCTATAAATACGATCTTTCTTTTTATGAAATTGATCATAGCTGAATTCTTGCTTAACATACAATCCAAGAAGAATGAAACAGGTTATTCCTATAGTTAGCCCTAATAAATTGATAGAGCTATTGAATTTATCTCGCCATAGTACTCGCCCTGCGATTTTGAAGTTGTTTTTAGTCATCATAAGTCCTGAATTTTTGAATTTTTGATTCTTTTTGAGAGCAGACCACCTGAATGATCGAATTACTAACCACCAATAAATCAGGTCTGCATTTTTCCTACTTTTCTGATATTTATCCTCGTAAACTTCATACAGGTCTCCTTGCAAATCCTCCAATAAATAGGGATCACAAAACCATTCTAGTAATCGATCTGCAAGTTTTGGAGGTTGGTTCATCTTATGCCAGAGAAGGTGAATTTGGGTAGTTTTTGATATAGTGAATAGCGAAGTTCCATGGACTGATCCAAGACACTTCTACCAGCTTTTGTCAACGTGAAAAAACGCTTTCTTCGACCGCCTCTTTCATTAGATGCACCGCCCATTTCTGAACATACATATCCCTTCTTCTCCAACCGTCTAAGCACGGAATGAATAGCTGTCACATCCATGTTCCTTTTGGTATTGTTCTTTATTTCTTCAAGGATGATTACTGCATATGCTTCACTTAATAATGATCCTACGGTAAGTAGAACAAGCTCCTCTAGCTCACCTATGTGCTCTCCTTTCATTTCTAATCAAAGTTATTTGTTGTACAAACGTACATGTTATCAATTAGTTGTACAAATAACCATATAATAGATTTGGATGTATTGATTAAAAGCCCTCAACAACATTTTTAATTATTTTTTTCATAAAAACTGCAATTACGAATAATATTTGTAACTATTTTTACTGCAATTACGAATAATATTAAGCGTGCCGCTTGACCCAATTATCAATCGATATCTATTTGCGAGTCATTTTTGGGAGTTTAAAATGGCATCATGGCTTGGAAAATCATTAAAAATGAAGAAAACAAAACTTGGCGAATTTGAGGAATTAGTATTACTATCTGTGATCGTTTTACGCGAAGA is from Marinobacter alexandrii and encodes:
- a CDS encoding PadR family transcriptional regulator codes for the protein MKGEHIGELEELVLLTVGSLLSEAYAVIILEEIKNNTKRNMDVTAIHSVLRRLEKKGYVCSEMGGASNERGGRRKRFFTLTKAGRSVLDQSMELRYSLYQKLPKFTFSGIR
- a CDS encoding ABC transporter permease, whose amino-acid sequence is MNQPPKLADRLLEWFCDPYLLEDLQGDLYEVYEDKYQKSRKNADLIYWWLVIRSFRWSALKKNQKFKNSGLMMTKNNFKIAGRVLWRDKFNSSINLLGLTIGITCFILLGLYVKQEFSYDQFHKKKDRIYRTWLKEDYGDGKEFFNSITPLRFEALLEENFPEVERAIQYIEQNHLVGRGENRIDERVSVVSPDLFNVFDFKIIEGNEKSPLPTRNDIVISELYAGKYFGDRDPIGQKLALQIDENIRDFTVSAIMKDIPDESSIRFNLAISTGNNRELYSEGALSGWFTIVTETYVLLKEGATVDMIDEKMQDVVMSFLGEEVNRGEYNIGLQLLTDIHLNPNIPLGYAPVANPEYVYILGAIGLLVLIIACVNYTTLAMGQSLKRKKEVGMRKVLGAHKRTLIYQYLSESLLLSLIAMSIGSAIAILLIPTFNTLTGTSILYDFQAWHLLIFIAIGVTIGIISGIYPSFILSGFKTIKILQGNLSLGKLTARKSLVVFQFLITVFLISTTLIMKKQINFLQGKDLGYNYEAVISTRLPTDPAAQGLSKSITSGMNNGEILKAGLSKYLDIKNIAMATHIFGRNGWAQLGFEDKDGNFRKFRILTVDSYYLSAFNIKITEGRSFEVGNGLDDRQSIILNQTAVDYFNLEDPLGKKLPGDDFGDHQIIGVAKDFHYSSLHSVVEPLVIVQNPVPVFKGVSDADFSDSLDPKLVFTYTGSDLTEATKILKKEWEAVFPNENWNFNFIDEQIKLQYENEARMNRLISVATFLSIIIAILGLLGLSLLVVNSKVKEIGIRKVMGASALSIFRLLAKGFYLQIVISIALSVPITLLLINKWLENFAYRTEIGIELFIISGVISILLAMMVISYHTIRASKVNPVESLRTD